The following coding sequences are from one Diabrotica virgifera virgifera chromosome 2, PGI_DIABVI_V3a window:
- the LOC126879835 gene encoding uncharacterized protein LOC126879835, protein MKTMLMAYVKDNHRLWDVNLPELGCAIRTAKHEVTGQTPYFINFGCEMMTHGSEYHLKIGNEENKQRVYDRSKNMNRLRDWVKKRIDKASDNTRERYNLRRRDVHFKENDLVWKKNYVLSDKANYFTSKFADRFVGPFRVKRKVGYCTYELINDNGKSIGHWHVKDLKPHPQNSDSHVESDSDVDSVT, encoded by the coding sequence ATGAAAACCATGTTGATGGCTTATGTTAAAGATAATCACAGGTTGTGGGATGTTAATTTACCTGAACTAGGTTGTGCTATTAGAACTGCCAAACATGAGGTGACAGGTCAAACACCATACTTCATTAATTTTGGTTGTGAGATGATGACTCATGGAAGTGAATATCATCTAAAAATAGGGaatgaagaaaataaacaacGTGTGTATGATCGTTCTAAAAATATGAATAGGTTGAGAGACTGGGTTAAGAAGCGGATTGATAAAGCTTCAGATAACACCAGAGAAAGATATAATTTAAGAAGAAGGGATGTTCATTTTAAGGAAAATGATTTAGTTTGGAAAAAGAACTATGTTCTTTCTGATAaagctaattattttacatctaaGTTTGCTGATAGATTTGTTGGACCTTTTAGAGTAAAGCGTAAGGTTGGTTATTGTACATATGAATTAATAAATGATAATGGTAAGTCTATTGGTCACTGGCATGTGAAAGACTTGAAACCTCACCCACAGAACTCTGATAGCCACGTTGAATCGGATTCTGATGTAGATAGTGTAACATAG